TCCATTGGCTCAACCACAGCGCCGGCTTCAAAAATTAAGCAAGAAATTATCCACACTTCCGAATCTGAAAAGTATGGGAAACTTCTCTCTCAATTAACCAGTCGGACAGGTTCTATTATTGTTTTTGTTAAAACAAAATGGGGTGCTGAAAAACTTGCTGGAAAATTAGAAGAATTCCATAGCGTCGGAACCATTCATGGAGATCTAAGACAACATAAGCGTGATAAAGTTATTCAAGCCTTTCGGAATCAAAAACACCGTATTATGGTTGCAACGGATATTGCATCCAGAGGTCTTGATATTCCTCACATTGAACATGTCATTAATTACGATCTTCCTCAATGCCCTGAAGATTACATTCATCGCATTGGCCGAACTGGACGCGCGGGTGCCGAAGGTGAAGCTGTTAATTTTATAACCCCACAAGATGGTAAAAAATGGAAAGCGATCCATCATTTAATGCATCCTGACAAAAAATTTGAAGAGCCCAAATCTCTTGAGAAATCAGGTCAAAAAAAACGTCTTTTTTCCTCTAAAAAACCTTTTCAATTTAAGAAAAAAGAAAGCCATAAAAAAATCTTTAAAAAACGTAAACCCTCTTAAGATGGCCTGATTTCTAGGAATAAAGAGCTGTCAGAAAAGATGCGTCTTATTTTTTACAGATGTTCTTTATAAGAAACTTCAACGTCTTTTCCTCTAAAAGCAAGACCCATTAAGATAATTTTTTTAACATTCGTATACCCTCTAATTTTAGAGGCATACCCTTTTATTTCTGTTTGATCTAATGCAGCTTTTGAAACTTCCTTTAAATTCTCATTTTGATTTGCAATTTTATATTCTAAGACAAAAGCAATAGAATAGGCAGCTGTTTCTTTTGGAATGATGAGAAGATCCGCACGACCAGCTCCTGTTTCCCGTTCTTTTTCAACAAAATAATCTTGATTCATACTGCTTGCAAAAAGACCCCACATAAATCCATTATAAAGAAGCTCTGCTTGTTTTCCCGAATCAAAGTAACTGGCAGAAACTTCCAAATATGATTTAAGAGTCGCCATAAATTTGGAAACATCTCCTGAAAGAAGATCTCCGACAAAAGCTTTGTATTCTCTGGAATCTGCTTTAAACTTACTTTCGATCCATTGAATAACAGATGTCATAAAAACACCTCTGACTTCTCGATTGGGAATTTTAACCTGGCAGATATACGTAACGCCATCCAAAGCTTGTTTTACCTTTTCAGCTGTAATATACCCAGAAAAGAGCAAAAGATTATAAAGTGCATTTGGAAAGGATTTGATGTCTTCAAATACCATCTTAGGATCCGCAATCATCTCAATGCTCTCACCCTCAACAAGCCGTTGCATTTCTTCTTGAAATTTATCCAAAACAAGCGCCCGTTCAATAAGGGCCGTGCTTGCGGTACCAACCCAATATGCTTTAAATTCCCCTTCATTATAAATACAATTCATAATGGACCATGGATTATAAATCGTCACTCCTCCAATATTGTATCCATTATACCAAGATTTAAGTTCAGTTGATGTTTTTGCCT
This portion of the Pseudomonadota bacterium genome encodes:
- a CDS encoding PD-(D/E)XK nuclease domain-containing protein — protein: AKTSTELKSWYNGYNIGGVTIYNPWSIMNCIYNEGEFKAYWVGTASTALIERALVLDKFQEEMQRLVEGESIEMIADPKMVFEDIKSFPNALYNLLLFSGYITAEKVKQALDGVTYICQVKIPNREVRGVFMTSVIQWIESKFKADSREYKAFVGDLLSGDVSKFMATLKSYLEVSASYFDSGKQAELLYNGFMWGLFASSMNQDYFVEKERETGAGRADLLIIPKETAAYSIAFVLEYKIANQNENLKEVSKAALDQTEIKGYASKIRGYTNVKKIILMGLAFRGKDVEVSYKEHL